Within Felis catus isolate Fca126 chromosome A1, F.catus_Fca126_mat1.0, whole genome shotgun sequence, the genomic segment AAATCCCTTAGCTGTTATCATTTTAACTatacttttatactttatattcaTTTCTGCAAGGCAACACTACACTAAAAGCTACAACGCTGGTAACATTAGCACAcgtaaaacaattgaaaaatggTTCCTTAGAGTTTTCAATATAAACTCGGTATTCAAATTTCCCTAAATATCTCAAAAGTTGTTTCCAAATCAGAATCCAAACAGCTCCGACCCCAATCGTCTGGCTGATGTGTCCTTCAAGGGTTCTTGAATCTTTTGGTTCTCTTCCTGTCTTCCCTTCCCACTTGAAGAAACTGGGTTCTCTGTCCTGCAGCATTTCCAACTTCCTTCTAACTTCCAATGTTGTGCACTTCATTAACGCATATTATCAGAAGACACACAATGCCCAGTTACCTCTCCATCTGGAAATGGCCATTGGATTTGGTGCTATCAGTGTGATCGAGCCATGGTACAATTCCCCCACAGCTTTCCACCACTGGCTTTAGCAGTGACTGGTAACACTGTCTACTCCAGATCCATCATTTTACTAATAGGTGAAAAATGGTGATTTACTACAACTCGGTAACTTATTCTGCATTTACCAGCTGGTACATTTTTCTATTCTAAGATGTGAACAACTGCGTTGTGAGTGTCACCAACCGTAGGAGGTATGAGGGACTCATTAGCTtttcaaaagtagaaaaataagattaagatAAAAAATGTGATACAAATAAAGGAGATTAACAACTATGAACTGCTTTATTACCACTCACGTGTTATATTTATGTATCTGGCTTGTAGAGCAAGCTACCTTATACAAATTAGAATTCATGAAGCTTATGTTACAAACAAGGGCCCCAGAGAAAAACCTTTTTACAAAGCAAAGCGCATTCACACGGCATGGTAAAATAAGAGAACATTTCTAAAAGTAAGAGTGTATGAATACATCCTGTTAATGCTCACAGTAGGATTATGAGTTAAGGCTCCTGTACGTtattattgaggagggcacttgttggcatgagcactgggtgttggatgtaagtgaggaatcacgggaatctaccccaaaaaccaaaagcacTCTTTACACACCGTATGTTagccaatttcacaataaattatactaaaaaataaagataaaataaatatacattaaaaataaataaacatttcaaaaaatttaaaaaataataagtaacaaataaaaatggcttcTGTCACCACATGACTTGGGCCAACAACCTAACTAGAACCTGggaacaatgaaataccactttaaGGGCTTAACAAGTAGAATTAACAAATAATTCCTTCGGATACCTAATTGAGTACCTTTTAGATAAGATCTAAGCTCACATTCTGTTCAAGCTGGAACGAAAATGGCCCTTCTCACCACCTGAGCCGCATCTGTTCACAGACTTtaaatctctttccttctctgtctctcgtTAAGCTCTTCTTCAACATAAAGTCCAACCTGCCTTCCTTAACTATTTTTGTTAGATGGCTTACCACTGATCTTTAATATTTTGCCCTAAGTTCTAGCAAACATTCTAAGAGCAGCCTGAATGAACACTAAACACTGGGAGAACACTACCAGGTGGCATATTGATTATAGATTAACGAAGGCATCATTTTGTTTCCAGTTATACCAACCTGCCGGGTTATGGAAGCCATATTCCTCATGAACCACAAAAAATGCTTCCGAATGCTGGAGCACTGTCCAGTCTTCCTAAATTTCCTTTCCCACTGAAGGGATCCTCCTCCTTACACTTCAAAGTTCATCAAATCCTTTCACAGTGGTCTCCACCAAAAATGTCTGAAGTTCCCTGAAATGTCTAATCTACTATAAGAATTAAGATGGATCTGAAAGACTGTGTGAAAGTCTCAAACTCCGTGTTCATCAGTGGGTGAATGCGTGTGAAATTATGCTTTCCCTCCATCAACACACCATTCTGTTGCTTTTCATTTACCTGGGTAAGAGCACTGACTCGGTTCTCACTAGGAAACAAAGGCGGGTCTTCTCCAACTTGAAAATCAAAATACACGGTTTTGTGTGTGAACGTGGAAAATTCATTGCTGAAACAAAACTTGTATGTCCCGTTTTTGGAGGCGGTGAAGGTAAAACTATCATactgtttcttcatctctttgtATAACACGTTACCATCAGGATCTTCTAATCGACAGTCTACATCATAGTGTCCACCAGTAATCACCTacgaagacagagaaaaagggaagaaagatatCACTGCAACTCACAAGTCTGACAAAGCAACCAGACTTCCTGTTAAAAGGATAAGACTCCTGGCAGTGGACTTTTACTATCAAGGgcaatttcacattttttaattccCAGCAGTGGATGGAATTTGGGAGGCAGATTTCAGTTCAACCAAAGCTTTACAGACACTGAACAAATTTCCCCATGATGGGAGAGAGCAACTACCTAACCAGCCAAATAACCATTCTAATTAACGCAGGCCTCTTAAATCATTTGAATCTCCCAACAAACCTACAAGAGGGGGTTTCTGCCCTCCATTTGACAAACTGAGAAACTGAGTTAAGATAAGCAACCTACCCAAGATTGCTCATCTAGtaaaaggcagagacagaatctgaacccCAAAGTCACACTCTTGACCGTTAAGCTCACTGCCATGTAGTATTTTCCTTCCCTAAATGTTCTCCCCTCATTTCCTATGTGCACCATCCAAGCACACACACGGATAGTGTAGTGCAGGAGGAAAGTAGACCAGTCCTTAGCGTAACACCCCAAGCATGTATCTATTATAGAACTTAAATTCACTTTAATGCCAAATTTAGGTTTGTTTCTTAAGTGCTTCTCTACATCAGTTATATGGAATTTGATACACCTTTTGTTTTGAACAGCATTATGGACTGAACAGACCCGTGGGCTACTGATTCTAACAGTATAGCCTCATTTTGCAAATTTGTTTCCCAGAGAAATATCAATGATTAAACTATCCTGTTTATACACTTGtgattaaagcaaaaacaaaacaaaagcaaacaaatcttCTGCTTATCTGGAAGCCCGTATTAAAGGGCAAGCATATTTGAAAGGAAAGCCAGGGGGGTAAATGAAAAGTTCTGAAGAGGACTTTGGAGTTATTTTCAAGGGCTTGTGCTTCATCAGTTACAATTTAAAGGCCCATTTGGGTCGTACAAATGAAGGGGAGGGAGATTCTTCCTGAGGTAAGTAGACAAGCAtaatgagagaggaaaaggagaaaaggattaAAGAGGAGAAAGGCCTCCTTAGAGGACAAAGAATTAagtaggaagaaagagggaggggagatgTAAGAAACAAAGGGTGCAGGCtgaaagaatgggaaagaagTGAGGAAGAAGAGATGCGGGTTTGAGGGTTCCCAACCCCCATGAGAGCAGGTGACACAAGCCTGTACTTTCAAGTGTGAACTCTCCCGGTGAGCACAATGTTGCCATTCTAGATCTGCAGAACAGAGATCAAACCTCGCACTTCAAAGAAGGATCAGCTGCTAATGTGACCTTTTGTCACTTAGGAAATACGATGAATAACTGAACTATGTTACAAGATCACTTtgacaaataaatgtaatataactATGTACTGAGGAAACTGCTAAGGAAActgttaatatgtaaatattaacatACAGGTACGATGTTTCGACTTAAAAAGTGTCTTATCAACTGGGCATTTACTGCCTCTCCAATGTCAACAACTTTTCCTCCAGGTGAAAGTCATGACTTCATTTTTATGTACCTGATTATTCGTACTTGGCCGTTGTGCTGTGAATGGTCAAATACAACAAAACTGAACAGGACCAGAACAGATCACCATGCCACTCTTCCTCCAGCAAACTTCCAAACAAATCATCttatttcagataaaaaataCCCCTTTAGAATCTGTCCGGTCACATAATGTAGAAACTGGGAATCATCCCAAACGAAGTCTCCCTACTTGTCCGGTTAGTCACACAAATTTCTTGACGTTGCTTCCTCCCTCAAATTCATCCGGCCTCTTCCACTCCTAATCCAGAGTCTAGACAGGACTGAAGCCACAACTTCCTAAAAGGTCTTCCCGTAACCCAATCTCTCTTCCCTCGAAACCCAGGGGTTCTCAGTCTCAGTTGGTTTAGGGATGGATAATTGTTTGTGGCAGGGGGTTGCGTTGCCCGGGGCACCGTGGCATGTTTACAACCATCTCTGGTTTCCGTTCACCAGACGCCAGTAGAGTCGCCCCTCCCACGTCTCCTGGCCTCCCCATCACCCGTTCGCTTAAAACCTTGtgataaattcagaaaaatccCAACCTGTTAACAGTGCCATACCACTCCTCTGTGTCTCGTCAAGGTGGCCTCAACAACCCTTTCTCTGTGTTCCAAAAATAGCAGACTGCCAGAAGTTCTCTGAACAGATCTTTGTTTTACATCTGCTCAAACAGTGGTGAGTTAAACAGGTCCTGTTTGCTCAACAATCACAGGACCCAAAACGACGATACTTACAGATCTACGGCTTATTACGGGGaaagaacagaatataaaacatcACAGTCAAAGTGTCCACCAGAAGGGGGTCGGTGAGGTGAGGCATGGGCTCCTTTGCCCTCCCTCTGTGAGGACTGTAGCCAAACAAGGACTCTCGACTAGGAACCACACAAGTGTGCAAGGAACACCTTGCAACCAGTGAGTCCCAAAAAGAGGCCTGTCACTGGTCACACAGGCACATCCCTGCTATATTACCAGTCTCAACAGCACAGCcttttggggggctgggggataTCTCACCAAGACCAGGTACAAATCATCAATCCCACTATTACCAACAAACAATGCTGACAAACTGGGACAAATCACCCCTGAAGCCCTTGGACCCACAGTTACAAAGCAACACTATTACTCACTGTACTTCAGTGTGGGCTCAAGCTAATTTCAGGAACTGAGTCTCACAAACACAATCTACCTGCCTAGGATGTCCGTTCCCCTATGCCATCTTGTAGAGTAGCTCCTCTTTCTCCTAGACACAATTCAAACATCAGCCCCTCCGGTGACATTTCCCTGGATGagccctctccttctgcccagcACTGTACCTAGTGTGTACCTTCACTGTTGCATTTAACACTGTATGACTGCATGTATCCATGTAAGCTCCCTGAGGTCAAGGTCAGTCTCACTGACCTTTGGGAGGCAGTGTATAGGAGTTAAGAACTTAACCTGGAACTGCATACTCATTCTGCCACGTGCTACGTTTTGCAACCTTGGGCTTAAAGCTTTCAAAGCCTTAGCTTCCTaagtaaggaagaagtaagaaCTCTACCCATTTCCTATGGAGGTATCCTGAGAATTAAGTAACACGCCTGAAATGCTTGGCGTGCTGTCTGCTACCTAACAGACATAACAGCCCATAACAGTAGTGGTGGTATTCTCGGCACCAAGCACGGTGTCTGACGCTGATACCTGAAATACACAGACATTTTTATATTACGATTCCTGCTATCTTCTTTTCAGTCCCCTCGTTCTAACCCATGAAGTTAAACAAACCAAAGGGTGATCCTTAGCCTCCCTTCCCTTACTCGCGGTAGCCAAACATCATCAAGTCCTGTTGATTTCACCTACTGGCTTCTCTCCAATCCTTTCACTTGTCTCCTCCTCTACAGCTACCACCCTTGAAGCCTGGACCACTATAATAGTCTCCTATAGCCATCTCTCCAACACCCTAATACTTTCTCTACCTGCACAAGTGAACATACAGTTACCAAAACTGCGTGAATCATATCACTGCACTGCTCACAACGCTCTGATGGCTTTCCCATACTCTGAGGAAAAACTAAAATCCTTAACTAGGCCAGCAAGGCACATGGTCTCACCCCTGACCTCTCTTCCTCTGGCTCCTTATTCCCAAGTACATTGGATCTCACGATAGACCTCAAATTCCCAGCCACTCTTAACGCTTTTGCAAAGGCTATTCTATTCCCTCACCACTCCCCTTACCAAAGTATGTACAACTAATCCTTTACAGTTCAGCCTAAAATCACTTCCTAAAGGAAGCTCTCATAGATCCCAAAGATTAGACCGTTTATCccctattttctgcctttttaaaaaaattatttctggggcgcctggctggctcagtcggttaagcgtccgacttcggctcaggtcacgatctcgcggtccgtgagttcgagccccgcgttgggctctgtgctgtgctgctcagagcctggagcctgtttcagattctgtgtctccctctctctctgaccctcccccgttcatgctctgtctctctctgtctcaaaaataaataaatgttaaaaaaaaattaaaaaaaaattatttctttattttgagagcggaagcaggagagaagcagaaagagtgagacacagaatccacagcagaccctgcactgtcagcgaggagcctgataAGGGGGCTTGAACtacgaaccgtaagatcacgactggagccgggatcaagagtcagacagacactcaaccgactgagacacccagatttTCTGCTCTTAAGGTAGTTTTGATGAATGAGCAGGTACTAATTAAGAAAAGGGTTGGATGCAGAAGGAATCGAGAATGATGTAAGCGAAACAATCTATTTGTACCACTTCCTATCACCAGCACCTAGCACTCAATAGCTGCTCAAATAAGCTAAACGAGTCtaccaacaaaacagaaataaagactgttggggtgcctgggtagctcagttgattaaggtctgacccttgatctctgctcaggtcatgatttcatggctggtgggactgagccccatgacgggctctgtgctgaccacatggagcctgcttgggagtctctctctctgcccctccccccacacatctgctttctccccctctctctgtcaaaataaataaagtaaaaaaaaaaaaaaagaaataaagattgcTGTAGCAAACTTAAGAAAGTACATTCTGTTAAATAAAGTTTCTTTCCTATTAAGATCCCAAAGATGAAAAGGGTCCTCTCATTTATCACAGCTATTCGTTCAATGCCTTTGGCAGATGGTCTTCTAGCCTCGAAAGGAGTTCCTCCTGTGACAGGGACAGCATTAACCAAAAGTCCTAACAtcaatggaaaaactgaaaaacaacgGAATTAGATATTGGCAGGACTTCAAAACTGATTCAAGTGGAGGTGTCAATCAGAGAGCAGGGGACCGGTCACTGAGCACTATACAACAGGAAGAAGTTCTGTTTAAAAGAAGTGCTTTAAGGGGGAAAGTTCAATAGGCCTTAAAACGAAGAACATTTTGGAGCATAGAAGGAAAAGTCACAGGAACCATTTCTGGAACTCCTGTATCTTCATATTTCGTCTAAAATGGCTCTCGCCCAAGATGTATAACAGGAAAGGCAAATGCCCTGCATCAGCTACCTAGAGGTGATTCTTGACTCAGCCCAAGAGTGGAGAAACCCAGACAGGAACGAGTCACCAAGCAGGATGCAGCCCCCGACCCCAGAACCGTGAGCTGGGGCCCCTGGACTTTCAGAGCTCGTCGTACCTGGAACTCGAGGGTGCACTTGGTGCCCTGCGTGATGTCCTCGTAGAAACACTGCTTGGCATTGTCCGGCAGCTCGAAGGTGATCTCGGAGGCGCCGCCGGGCCccggcaccagcagcagcagcgcgAGCAGCCTGCAGCTCCAACGGCCCGCGGCGGCCGCCCAGCGCTGCGCGGACCCCGGCCCCGGCATCCCGAGGCGACGGAGGCGGCCTCAACCGAGCTGCGGGGAGACTCGGGGTCACGTCTGCGCGGACTCACCACGAGCGGCAGGCCTCGGTCCGGGCCGCCCGCGAAGACGCACGGGAGTCGCTCCGGGCCACGGAGAGATTCGCGATGAGCGACGAGCCGCTGGGAGCGAGGGAAGGGCGCGAGAGACCCGGGACTGGGGCCGGGAACGACCTACAGAGCAGAGATAAAGCCGGCACAGCACTGGCGGAAAAGGCCTGAGATGGCCGGAAGTGGGGCTAGCGCCTGGCAAAAGGGGGCGGGGCTTGAGGCACCTGCTCCAGCAACCCGGATGTGCTCGGCCCGGGCAGTGGGGAGAGGCCTTGGAGTGTGTACGTGGAAGCTCGCGAGACGTCTGCGTGGTCTCCGTCGGCGCCAGAGGCGAGGGGCGGGGCCAGCGTAATGAGCGTGGCAGGGCGGGCCCAGAAAAAAGGGTGTGTCCAACCGGTGTCTAGATAGGGCTTGTGGCCGGCTGGTACAGCTCAGCGAGCATAAACTACAGTTTTTCTTGTTCCTGTGAGAACTGATcgctggggggggggtctccgAAGGAGTTATGAGGAGCTCATTTTACCCTACGGGGCTAATAACTGGTAGTAGAGCACTTTGCAACTTGCTGAGAGTTTTctcataaataataacaaatatttgggGGAAGCCGTTTAGCCAGGAGCTTGAATACTGGGACCACTACCCTACAGGACTTTTAATCCCTGTTCTgctacttactggctgtgtgaccttgggccagttgcttaacctctctaaTTCAGTCTTCGCAactgtaaagtgaggataatactACCTAACCCAGACGATTATTACAAGACCTTAATATTTGCAAAGAGTACCCAGGAGAATGATCatcatatagtaggcactcagtaagcttttgttaaataaaaataaacatcagctGAGGCTTCATTATCAGTAGG encodes:
- the TMED7 gene encoding transmembrane emp24 domain-containing protein 7; translation: MPGPGSAQRWAAAAGRWSCRLLALLLLVPGPGGASEITFELPDNAKQCFYEDITQGTKCTLEFQVITGGHYDVDCRLEDPDGNVLYKEMKKQYDSFTFTASKNGTYKFCFSNEFSTFTHKTVYFDFQVGEDPPLFPSENRVSALTQMESACVSIHEALKSVIDYQTHFRLREAQGRSRAEDLNTRVAYWSVGEALILLVVSIGQVFLLKSFFSDKRTTTTRVGS